From one Scophthalmus maximus strain ysfricsl-2021 chromosome 19, ASM2237912v1, whole genome shotgun sequence genomic stretch:
- the LOC124849722 gene encoding CD59 glycoprotein-like, translating to MKLCVFLVFICVMLPAVYGLKCYTCWGDNPGSCNSVWDCPKSYDRCASTIVSQNMISKHCMRSDLCSNSYSVGVRCCAEDLCNGAKQTAVFVPLLLVPIAVSTLFT from the exons ATGaagctgtgtgtatttttggttttcatctGTGTGATGCTGCCGGCAG TGTATGGGTTGAAGTGTTACACCTGCTGGGGGGACAACCCCGGCTCCTGCAATTCTGTTTGGGACTGTCCTAAATCCTATGACCGCTGTGCCTCCACAATAG TGTCTCAAAATATGATCTCCAAACACTGTATGAGGAGTGATTTGTGCTCAAATTCTTACAGCGTGGGTGTCAGATGCTGTGCTGAAGACCTGTGTAATGGagcaaaacaaactgcagtCTTTGTCCCTCTTCTTCTGGTGCCCATAGCTGTTAGTACACtattcacatga
- the LOC118313502 gene encoding creatine kinase U-type, mitochondrial, whose protein sequence is MANSFTRMMSGRNTAVMLASMGAGTLASGYLLSDNAAAAEKRRLYPPSADFPDLRKHNNCMASALTPTIYGQLRDKTTPNNWTLDQCIQTGVDNPGHPFIKTVGMVAGDEESYEVFGEIFDPVIKDRHNGYDPRTMKHPTDLDASKITSGMFDERFVLSSRVRTGRSIRGLSLPPACSRSERREVERVVVTALSGLKGDLAGRYYSLGEMSDREQQQLIDEHFLFDKPVSPLLTAAGMARDWPDARGIWHNNEKNFLIWINEEDHTRVISMEKGGNMKRVFERFCRGLKQVENLILERGWEFMWNERLGYILTCPSNLGTGLRAGVHIRLPLLSRDHRFKKMLDNLRLQKRGTGGVDTAATGDTVDISNLDRLGKSEVELVQLVIDGVNYLIECEKRLEKGQDIKIPPPIPQFRK, encoded by the exons ATGGCGAACTCCTTCACCCGTATGATGTCTGGTCGTAACACGGCAGTGATGTTGGCCAGCATGGGAGCGGGCACACTGGCATCTGGATACCTCCTCAGTGACAACGCTGCTGCCGCTGAGAAGAGGAGGCTCTATCCGCCcag TGCTGATTTCCCTGATCTGAGGAAGCACAACAACTGCATGGCATCAGCCCTGACCCCAACTATTTATGGACAACTGAGGGACAAGACAACTCCCAACAACTGGACCCTGGACCAGTGCATCCAGACCGGGGTGGACAACCCTGGACACCCCTTCATCAAGACTGTGGGCATGGTGGCTGGAGATGAGGAGAGCTACGAG gtgTTTGGTGAGATCTTTGACCCTGTTATCAAGGACAGACACAATGGCTATGATCCTCGCACCATGAAACACCCCACTGACCTGGACGCTTCCAAG ATCACCTCAGGAATGTTTGATGAGCGCTTCGTGTTGTCATCTCGTGTCCGCACCGGACGTAGCATCCGTGGACTGAGTCTTCCCCCGGCGTGCTCGCGCTCGGAGCGCCGTGAAGTGGAGCGCGTGGTTGTGACAGCCCTGTCCGGCCTGAAGGGCGACCTGGCTGGTCGCTACTACAGCCTGGGAGAGATGTCTgacagggagcagcagcagctgattgaT gagcacttcctgtttgataAACCTGTGTCACCGCTGCTCACTGCAGCTGGGATGGCCAGAGATTGGCCTGATGCTCGTGGGATCTG GCACAACAACGAGAAGAACTTCTTGATCTGGATCAACGAGGAGGACCACACTCGGGTCATATCCATGGAGAAGGGAGGAAACATGAAGAGGGTGTTTGAAAGGTTCTGCCGAGGACTCAAACAG GTGGAGAATCTCATTCTGGAGAGAGGTTGGGAGTTCATGTGGAATGAGCGTCTGGGCTACATCCTCACCTGCCCCTCTAACCTCGGCACCGGGCTCAGGGCCGGTGTGCACATTCGCCTGCCCCTCCTCAGCAGG GACCATCGCTTCAAAAAGATGCTGGACAACCTGAGGCTACAGAAGAGAGGCACCGGAGGCGTCGACACGGCTGCTACTGGAGACACCGTTGACATCTCTAACCTTGACCGCCTGGGCAAGTCTGAG GTCGAGCTGGTACAATTAGTGATTGATGGGGTGAACTACCTGATTGAATGTGAGAAGAGGTTGGAGAAGGGGCAGGACATCAAGatccctccccccatccctcaGTTCAGGAAGTGA
- the LOC118314546 gene encoding corticotropin-releasing factor-binding protein, with translation MSPALRAQLLLFLVSMSSRMGLSRYIEDIESSDGLYSLLSLDQKRETEDFIFRRPLRCLDMLATDGYFTFVATQPQPACAAFVIAEPSEVISLELFDVSIDCGAGDFIKMFDGWVLKGEKFPSSQDHQLPVHERYTDYCSSPATGAASRSSQNVAMIFFRIHSHDSGFTLAVKKLHNPFPCNIMSQSPEGSFTMVMPHQRRNCSFSIIYPVEMRLTELSLGQARSNELSPQRQVWSACAGSGDYVELLGGNGVDTSKMFPVADLCFSLAGLAQMKIGCDNSVLRLVSSGNYINRVSFQYRLLEHNELPNTRENSLVNFCTVE, from the exons ATGTCTCCGGCTCTGCGCGCAcaactgctcctcttcctcgtctccaTGTCCTCCAGGATGGGGCTCAGTCGCTACATCGAG GACATCGAGTCTTCAGATGGATTATATTCTCTGCTCAGTCTGGAccagaagagagaaacagaggattTCATTTTCCGCCGACCTCTCA GGTGCTTGGACATGCTAGCCACCGATGGCTACTTCACCTTCGTGGCGACGCAGCCGCAGCCGGCCTGCGCTGCCTTCGTCATCGCCGAGCCCAGTGAGGTCATCAGCCTGGAGCTGTTTGACGTCAGCATCGACTGCGGCGCCGGGGATTTCATCAAG ATGTTTGACGGCTGGGTCCTGAAGGGAGAGAAGTTCCCCAGCAGTCAGGACCACCAGCTCCCTGTGCACGAGCGCTACACGGACTACTGCTCCTCTCCGGCGACGGGAGCCGCCAGCCGCTCCTCTCAGAACGTCGCCATGATCTTCTTTCGCATCCACAGCCACGACAGCGGCTTCACCCTCGCTGTCAAAAAGCTGCACAACCCCTTTC cCTGCAACATCATGTCTCAGAGTCCAGAGGGCAGCTTCACCATGGTTATGCCACACCAGCGCAGGAACTGCAGCTTCTCCATCATCTACCCCGTGGAGATGCGACTGACAGAACTCAGCCTGGGGCAGGCCAGGAGCAACGAGCTCAGcccacag AGGCAGGTGTGGTCAGCCTGTGCGGGGTCAGGTGACTATGTGGAGCTGCTAGGGGGCAACGGGGTGGACACCTCAAAGATGTTCCCTGTGGCTGACCTCTGTTTCTCCCTCGCTGGGCTCG CCCAGATGAAGATCGGTTGTGATAACTCCGTGTTGAGGCTGGTCTCCAGTGGGAACTACATCAACCGCGTTTCCTTCCAGTACCGACTACTGGAACACAACGAGCTCCCCAACACCCGAGAGAACAGTCTGGTCAACTTCTGCACTGTGGAATAA